In the Topomyia yanbarensis strain Yona2022 chromosome 3, ASM3024719v1, whole genome shotgun sequence genome, one interval contains:
- the LOC131693171 gene encoding piggyBac transposable element-derived protein 4: MATRRSARVINRLKESEIIQAIRANSTADDAEADLQSEEEDANDIASDDESDADWEEGSDYSDYASEEINTNPETFIGRDQTKWSSEPIDGRRDPLNTSRYSRYRFNKVLLPPGKHLESVLDCFELIFDDKIIDIIVCHTNSEAKKHEKEWKDIDRVELKGYIGLLIAAGVERSSKRNYQEFFGRMRGLPIFKATMALKRFGSILRYIRFDDKNTRSIRRLQDKFAPIRDVFNLIVHNLKKYYSPSENLTVDEQLVPFRGRCSFKQYIPSKPDKYGMKIFWLCDAKTAYPLNANMYLGRERTGSARQTNIAQTVVSELCQPYYRTGRNITMDNFFTSHELALNLKSNGLTCVGTVRKNKTFIPREFLPNRQRPVGSNLFGFRQFGTLLSHVPKPNKAVLILSTLHFNNETDAKGKSIINLFYNSTKGGVDTLDQLCHAYTVQRKTNRWPHAIFFNMINVVAVAAFVIHRNVSGRTEQPVGSTRKRFLVNLTDQLVYHQIKRRSKIGLRSHNQLNIDLVLGKESSLQITKTGTKIQKSRKRCALCPPSKDRKVKQACLDCHCNVCNEHSVTIMKCRNCAKLPTLNESDSE; this comes from the coding sequence atggctacaAGACGATCTGCCCGTGTTATCAATCGACTCAAGGAATCTGAAATAATACAAgcaattcgagcaaattcaacagcagacgatgccgaagctgatttgcaaagcgaggaagaagatgcaaatgatattgcttccgacgatgaatctgatgcagactggGAAGAAGGATCTGACTACTCCGATTATGcttcagaagaaattaataccaacccagaaacatttattggtcgcgatcaaacgaaatggagctccgAACCAATCGACGGTCGACGTGATCCTCTGAATACTTCACGCTATTCACGTTATCGCTTTAACAAAGTATTGTTGCCACCGGGGAAACATTTGGAAAGTGTGTTAGATtgttttgaattgatttttgatgATAAAATAATTGATATTATCGTGTGTCACACAAATTCCGAagcaaaaaaacatgaaaaggaATGGAAAGATATCGATCGTGTTGAATTGAAAGGATATATCGGTCTGTTAATAGCTGCAGGTGTTGAACGATCAAGCAAAAGAAACTATCAAGAGTTCTTTGGACGTATGCGTGGTTTGCCTATATTCAAAGCTACAATGGCATTAAAACGTTTCGGCTCAATTCTTCGTTACATCAGATTCGACGATAAAAATACACGCAGCATACGACGTTTGCAGGACAAATTTGCTCCAATAAGGGATGTATTCAATCTTATTGTgcacaatttgaaaaaatattattcgccCAGTGAAAACTTAACAGTTGACGAGCAGCTTGTTCCATTTCGTGGCCGCTGTTCTTTCAAGCAGTATATTCCATCAAAACCTGACAAATACGGCATGAAAATATTCTGGCTTTGTGACGCAAAAACGGCGTATCCACTTAACGCAAATATGTACTTGGGCAGAGAACGTACTGGTTCCGCTAGACAAACAAACATCGCACAAACGGTCGTGTCTGAATTGTGTCAACCGTACTATCGTACAGGTCGAAATATTACTATGGATAACTTCTTCACCAGCCACGAATTAGCTCTGAATCTTAAATCAAATGGACTGACGTGTGTGGGCACAGTacgcaaaaataaaacatttattcctAGAGAATTTCTTCCAAACAGACAACGACCAGTAGGTAGCAACTTGTTCGGCTTTCGGCAGTTTGGAACACTTTTATCGCACGTCCCGAAGCCAAACAAGGCTGTACTGATTTTGTCGACGTTACATTTCAACAACGAAACTGATGCGAAAGGGAAATCCATTATTAATCTTTTTTATAATTCTACAAAAGGAGGCGTAGATACTCTTGACCAACTATGTCATGCATATACGGTGCAACGTAAAACAAATCGGTGGCCTCATGCAATTTTCTTCAATATGATAAACGTAGTTGCAGTTGCAGCTTTTGTAATCCATCGTAATGTTTCTGGGAGAACCGAGCAACCAGTCGGTTCCACAAGGAAACGCTTTTTAGTGAATTTAACCGATCAACTAGTGTATCATCAAATCAAGAGAAGAAGTAAAATTGGCCTTCGTTCTCATAATCAGCTGAACATTGATTTGGTTCTTGGTAAAGAGTCATCTCTACAAATCACCAAAACTGGAACAAAGATCCAGAAAAGCCGAAAACGATGTGCGTTGTGTCCGCCATCAAAAGATCGGAAAGTCAAACAAGCCTGTTTGGATTGCCACTGCAATGTTTGCAACGAACATTCAGTGACTATAATGAAGTGTCGAAACTGCGCAAAGTTGCCAACGTTGAACGAATCAGATAGCGAATGA